Proteins co-encoded in one Clarias gariepinus isolate MV-2021 ecotype Netherlands chromosome 13, CGAR_prim_01v2, whole genome shotgun sequence genomic window:
- the LOC128535847 gene encoding histamine H2 receptor, which produces MMERTEVVYAVLMISSSLCSVCGNAILLLLLLSDRSLQTETWTLTLSFSLSDLALGLTTIPFGAYNSLLRPQGYASSGALCQGSAFLFLLLQLASVHSLTWATIDKFTEICFALKYARIFNAHRTRVILTVIWVYSLLNASLPLLGFGRYSYSSNRFLCAPCFEPANTGFNMLFIVVGIIVPILAMCSMYGYIMYIARNQVRRGTFVCNEHHCFYVPANNYFKSSIVMVTTTVCLLICWLPYITICFYETLTGKKSPQPASAVATWLVLFTSTLNPWINSMTQTRYRVALRRSINKIWQHAQKNSFSRSTEICRDSHNCPSSESSAPQALQAHTDPVNESEEA; this is translated from the exons ATGATGGAGCGGACAGAGGTGGTATACGCAGTTCTGATGATTAGTTCCAGTTTGTGCTCAGTGTGCGGGAACGCCATACTGCTACTCTTGCTGCTATCTGACAGGAGCCTGCAGACGGAGACATGGACTCTGACGCTCAGTTTCAGCCTGAGTGATCTGGCACTTGGCCTCACCACCATCCCTTTCGGAGCTTATAACAGCCTGTTAAGACCACAGGGGTATGCCAGCTCGGGTGCGCTGTGCCAAGGCAGTGCCTTTCTTTTCCTGCTGCTCCAATTGGCCTCAGTCCACTCGCTCACCTGGGCCACCATTGACAAGTTCACTGAGATCTGCTTCGCTCTTAAATACGCAAGGATCTTCAACGCGCACAGAACCAGAGTTATCCTTACTGTCATTTGGGTCTATTCGCTCTTGAATGCCTCTCTGCCTTTGCTGGGCTTTGGAAGATATAGTTATAGCAGCAACCGGTTTCTCTGTGCTCCTTGTTTTGAGCCTGCCAACACTGGCTTCAATATGCTCTTCATAGTAGTGGGAATAATCGTGCCCATTTTGGCAATGTGCTCCATGTATGGATACATAATGTACATAGCCAGAAATCAAGTACGACGAGGGACGTTTGTTTGCAACGAACACCATTGTTTTTATGTGCCTGCCAATAATTATTTCAAGAGCTCCATTGTTATGGTGACAACCACAG TGTGCCTACTTATTTGCTGGCTGCCATACATCACCATCTGCTTCTATGAGACTCTGACGGGAAAAAAGAGCCCTCAACCTGCCTCTGCTGTAGCCACCTGGCTAGTGCTCTTCACCTCCACACTCAACCCATGGATCAACTCCATGACCCAGAC GAGGTACAGAGTTGCCCTGCGCAGGAGCATAAATAAAATCTGGCAGCATGCACAGAAGAACTCCTTCTCCAGAAGTACAGAAATATGCAGAGACAGCCACAACTGTCCTTCCTCAGAGTCCAGTGCACCTCAGGCACTACAAGCACACACTGATCCTGTGAATGAGTCTGAAGAGGCTTAA